In Streptomyces nojiriensis, one genomic interval encodes:
- a CDS encoding Lrp/AsnC family transcriptional regulator encodes MGIDELDGRLIVLLAREPRIGVLEASRRLGVARGTVQARLDRLQSNGVIRGFGPQVDPTALGYPVTAFATLEIKQGQGADVRAHLDGVPEVLELHTTTGHGDMLCRLVARSNADLQRVIDRVVGFEGIVRASTAIVMENPVPLRIIPLVEQAAEDDTRA; translated from the coding sequence ATGGGCATCGACGAACTCGACGGCCGGCTCATCGTCCTGCTCGCCCGCGAGCCGCGGATCGGGGTCCTGGAGGCCTCGCGGCGGCTCGGCGTGGCCCGCGGGACCGTGCAGGCGCGGCTGGACCGGCTCCAGTCGAACGGGGTCATCCGCGGATTCGGCCCGCAGGTCGACCCGACGGCCCTCGGGTATCCGGTGACCGCGTTCGCGACGCTGGAGATCAAGCAGGGGCAGGGGGCCGACGTACGGGCGCACCTGGACGGGGTGCCGGAGGTGCTGGAGCTGCACACCACCACCGGGCACGGGGACATGCTGTGCCGGCTGGTGGCCCGGTCCAACGCCGACCTCCAGCGCGTGATCGACCGCGTCGTCGGCTTCGAGGGGATCGTGCGGGCCTCGACGGCGATCGTGATGGAGAACCCCGTACCGCTGCGGATCATCCCGCTGGTGGAGCAGGCGGCGGAGGACGACACCCGGGCCTGA